A genomic stretch from Anaerolinea thermophila UNI-1 includes:
- a CDS encoding polysaccharide biosynthesis tyrosine autokinase — protein sequence MNIIEYLTPLKKWWWLLVISTLLAAVSSFAYSWRQPPVYQVRTTLMVGNTLNAPNPSGGEFYLQQLLAGIYADIAYREPVRQATMQALGLDFLPEYTVRALPNSTLIEIVVNDTDPVRTTVVANELAKQLMNRSPSLDGNSDQDREFLQNQLEIVRKQIEETRKELENLQSQLSNLTSARQISEVQGQIQFLENRLNSLQSTYAALLSNTQQGATNALTVIEPAELPTRPVGPNRMAGIILASGLGLVLAAGAAYLIEFLDDTVKTPEEAKRVVPYPVLGEIIEFPQGADTWTYALQEPRAPVTNSFRVLRNNLDLLQKDYPIRSLLVSSAGKSEGKSVVVTNLAIVMAQRDRKVICVDADFHRPVMHQAIHYDNHEGLSDVLLGKKCLQEVIHPWIGENLMLIPSGELPEDTADLLGSRKMEEIIETLTQMADMVIFDGPPFFLADASILSTKVDGLLLVIRPGYTRKDAVKAVKEQVAQLNLPRVWVALNRVPKKESYYSKYYPYENKKKS from the coding sequence ATGAATATTATAGAGTATCTTACCCCGCTCAAAAAATGGTGGTGGTTGCTTGTTATTTCCACTCTGCTGGCCGCTGTATCCAGTTTTGCTTATTCGTGGAGACAACCCCCTGTGTATCAGGTGCGAACAACCCTGATGGTTGGAAATACCCTTAACGCGCCTAATCCGAGTGGAGGAGAATTTTACCTTCAGCAACTGCTGGCAGGGATTTATGCAGACATTGCCTATCGAGAACCGGTAAGGCAGGCAACAATGCAAGCCCTGGGACTGGATTTTCTGCCTGAGTACACTGTGCGTGCATTACCCAATTCCACCCTGATTGAGATTGTGGTCAACGACACCGACCCCGTACGGACAACTGTGGTTGCCAATGAACTGGCGAAACAACTGATGAATCGCAGCCCATCTCTGGATGGGAACAGCGACCAGGACCGGGAGTTTCTGCAAAATCAATTAGAAATCGTGCGCAAGCAAATTGAAGAGACCCGCAAGGAATTAGAAAATCTTCAGTCCCAATTGAGTAACCTGACCAGCGCCCGTCAAATTTCCGAAGTTCAGGGACAGATTCAATTCCTGGAAAACCGATTAAATAGCCTGCAATCAACCTACGCAGCGCTTTTGTCCAACACTCAACAAGGCGCAACCAATGCTCTGACCGTAATTGAACCAGCCGAACTTCCCACCCGTCCTGTGGGACCCAATCGCATGGCAGGGATTATTCTGGCTTCAGGTTTGGGGCTGGTACTGGCAGCAGGGGCAGCATATCTTATTGAGTTCTTAGATGACACAGTAAAAACTCCTGAAGAAGCCAAAAGAGTGGTACCCTACCCGGTACTTGGAGAAATTATTGAGTTCCCCCAGGGTGCTGATACCTGGACATACGCGCTTCAAGAACCACGAGCACCCGTGACCAATTCTTTCCGCGTGCTAAGAAACAACCTGGATTTGCTCCAAAAAGATTACCCCATTCGATCCTTGCTGGTCAGCAGCGCAGGAAAGTCTGAAGGGAAGTCGGTAGTGGTTACCAACCTGGCAATTGTCATGGCACAACGCGATCGAAAGGTAATTTGTGTAGATGCAGATTTTCACCGTCCTGTCATGCATCAGGCAATTCATTACGACAATCACGAAGGTTTGAGCGATGTGCTATTGGGAAAAAAATGTCTCCAGGAAGTTATCCACCCCTGGATTGGGGAAAACCTTATGCTCATCCCCTCAGGGGAACTTCCTGAAGACACTGCTGACCTGTTAGGCTCGCGGAAAATGGAAGAAATTATTGAGACGCTCACGCAAATGGCAGATATGGTCATTTTTGACGGTCCTCCCTTCTTCCTCGCCGACGCTTCTATCCTCAGTACTAAAGTCGATGGCTTGTTGCTGGTCATTCGTCCCGGGTATACCCGCAAGGATGCTGTTAAAGCCGTGAAGGAACAGGTTGCTCAGTTGAATCTTCCCCGGGTTTGGGTAGCATTAAACCGCGTTCCCAAGAAAGAGTCGTATTATAGTAAGTACTACCCTTACGAAAATAAAAAGAAATCTTAA
- the mfd gene encoding transcription-repair coupling factor — MLDSIRSLKAYQNLLEDLRAGLPLPGLALMRSARIPLAESLREDLRRPVFLITDRADHALYWFDELSFWAKGLPVYLFPEPVPLFYEPAAWGANVRRDRIQVLTLLARYAIPGVSKPEVPPIIVAPIRAVMTRTLPRREFLKASKQIRQGQTISLEALKRWWVEVGYQPMDTVLEPGQFSHRGGILDIWPPAETFPVRLEFFGDEIETLRTFDPSTQRKIQPISSVLITPAREVLPGKAAELNLALQDVDEFYLPLVHTAPASVLEFLPQNALVVLDDLDLLQTFSNEIEEQAVKTRRDSINEGLLEKDFPVPYLSFSEIKEILSAYSWLELGRGTATENSPLAEAFQPGPRFGGRLKSFVEFMLSGCREHQRFFILSRQVGRIREVWQEQSEQYPDICQPDFMEGTLSEGWVLTQDDGRQVFLFTDSEIFGWDRPQPRGRARQAVTPPEAEYTDFKVGDYIVHVDYGIGRFAGLSRRTVDGVEREYLAIEYEGGDTIFVPVYQADRLTRYVGPSGETPSLTHLGGTEWASVKQRVRESVLEVAQELLELYAKRQVAKGHAFSPDTMWQKELEASFPYIETEDQIKAIQAVKRDMERPRPMDRLLCGDVGYGKTEVALRAAFKAVMDGKQVAMLVPTTVLAQQHFETFRQRLAPFPVMVEMLSRFRTPKEQERILQQLREGTVDIIIGTHRLLQPDVAFKDLGLVIIDEEQRFGVTHKEYFKKLRTEVDVLTLTATPIPRTLYMALTGVRDISQINTPPAERLPIITHIGPYSPRLVRQAILREIERGGQVFFVHNRVQTIHAMEQHLQKLVPEARIGIAHGQMPEEALSRVMMAFTRGELDVLLCTSIIESGLDIPNANTLIVDRGDTFGLAQLYQLRGRVGRGAQRAYAYFFRHRRKAPTPEGQERLEIIAENTQLGSGYSIAMRDLEMRGAGELLGTRQHGMIAAVGFHLYTRLLAQAVRQIREVSGISVSAEEELKGGIPNPVNVDLPLAMGIPVSYIPDQHLRLKLYRRLADVEREDELDALEEEFRDRFGPIPEQVKNLIYQMRVKLYAQKVGLSSVSFEGDQIVLRFPPLPEGLSERGLPPLGRDVRAGKNAYWLLAQAQNWQERLLEVLKGIDEHVHRVAH, encoded by the coding sequence GTGCTCGATTCGATTCGTTCCCTGAAGGCTTACCAGAATCTTCTGGAGGATTTACGGGCAGGGTTGCCTTTGCCCGGCTTAGCCCTGATGCGCTCTGCCAGAATCCCTCTGGCAGAAAGTCTGCGAGAAGATTTGCGCCGCCCTGTTTTCCTGATTACCGACCGCGCTGACCATGCGCTATACTGGTTTGACGAACTTTCCTTCTGGGCAAAGGGATTGCCCGTTTACCTGTTCCCTGAACCGGTACCGTTGTTTTATGAGCCAGCCGCCTGGGGAGCCAATGTCCGGCGTGATCGCATTCAGGTGCTGACGTTACTGGCACGCTATGCCATTCCCGGGGTTTCCAAGCCAGAAGTTCCCCCAATCATTGTGGCTCCCATCCGCGCAGTGATGACCCGTACCCTGCCCAGGCGCGAATTTCTGAAAGCCAGTAAACAAATACGTCAGGGACAAACCATTTCTCTGGAAGCATTAAAGCGCTGGTGGGTAGAGGTTGGCTATCAGCCAATGGATACAGTACTGGAGCCAGGGCAATTTTCGCATCGTGGGGGCATTCTGGATATTTGGCCTCCCGCCGAAACTTTTCCCGTCCGCCTGGAGTTTTTCGGGGATGAAATCGAAACCTTACGCACGTTTGACCCATCTACCCAGCGTAAAATCCAGCCCATTTCGTCTGTATTGATCACACCAGCACGTGAAGTCTTACCTGGAAAAGCGGCGGAATTAAATCTTGCCCTTCAGGATGTAGATGAGTTTTATTTACCCCTTGTCCATACTGCTCCGGCAAGTGTGCTGGAATTTCTTCCACAGAATGCCCTGGTAGTCCTGGATGATCTGGATTTGCTCCAAACTTTCAGCAATGAGATTGAAGAACAGGCAGTCAAAACGCGCCGAGATAGCATTAACGAAGGGCTTCTTGAGAAAGACTTTCCAGTTCCCTATCTCTCATTTTCCGAAATTAAGGAAATCCTCAGCGCCTATTCATGGCTTGAGTTAGGGCGTGGAACGGCTACGGAAAATTCCCCTCTCGCCGAGGCGTTTCAACCCGGTCCTCGTTTTGGTGGGCGTTTGAAATCTTTTGTGGAATTTATGCTCTCTGGTTGCAGGGAACACCAGCGATTCTTCATCCTTTCCAGACAGGTGGGGAGGATTCGTGAGGTCTGGCAGGAACAGTCCGAACAGTATCCTGACATTTGTCAGCCCGACTTCATGGAAGGAACCTTGAGCGAAGGTTGGGTGCTGACACAGGATGATGGTCGACAGGTTTTCCTGTTCACAGATAGTGAAATCTTTGGATGGGATCGTCCTCAACCTCGAGGCAGAGCGCGTCAGGCAGTGACTCCTCCCGAGGCGGAATATACGGATTTCAAAGTCGGTGATTACATCGTTCATGTGGATTATGGCATTGGGCGTTTTGCCGGCTTAAGCCGCCGCACTGTGGATGGCGTTGAGCGTGAGTATTTAGCCATTGAATACGAGGGCGGAGATACAATTTTTGTCCCTGTCTATCAGGCAGATCGCCTAACCCGTTATGTTGGTCCCAGTGGGGAGACCCCTTCCTTAACACATCTGGGCGGCACGGAATGGGCATCGGTCAAGCAACGGGTGCGTGAGTCGGTGCTGGAAGTCGCTCAGGAACTGCTCGAGTTGTACGCCAAACGTCAGGTGGCAAAGGGACACGCTTTTTCACCCGATACGATGTGGCAGAAAGAACTGGAAGCCAGTTTTCCTTATATTGAAACCGAGGACCAGATCAAAGCCATCCAGGCGGTCAAGCGGGATATGGAACGTCCCCGTCCCATGGATCGCTTGCTTTGCGGAGATGTGGGGTATGGAAAGACCGAAGTAGCATTGCGAGCCGCTTTTAAGGCTGTAATGGACGGTAAACAGGTCGCCATGCTGGTACCTACCACTGTACTTGCACAACAACACTTTGAAACTTTCCGTCAGCGGCTTGCGCCCTTCCCGGTAATGGTGGAAATGCTCAGCCGCTTTCGTACCCCTAAAGAGCAGGAACGCATCCTTCAGCAACTTCGTGAAGGAACGGTAGATATTATCATTGGAACGCACCGATTACTCCAGCCTGATGTAGCCTTTAAAGACCTGGGCTTGGTTATCATTGATGAGGAACAACGCTTTGGTGTGACGCACAAAGAATACTTCAAAAAATTGCGCACCGAGGTCGATGTTCTGACGCTGACCGCCACTCCCATCCCGCGTACTCTCTACATGGCACTGACGGGCGTGCGCGACATCTCTCAAATCAACACCCCGCCGGCCGAGCGTTTGCCCATTATTACCCACATTGGGCCATATTCTCCAAGGCTGGTCAGACAGGCAATCTTGCGGGAAATTGAGCGCGGTGGGCAGGTATTCTTTGTCCATAACCGCGTGCAAACTATCCATGCCATGGAACAACATCTGCAAAAACTGGTGCCAGAAGCCCGCATTGGCATTGCTCATGGACAGATGCCCGAAGAAGCCCTCTCGCGCGTCATGATGGCGTTCACTCGCGGAGAACTGGATGTCTTACTGTGTACCTCGATTATCGAGTCCGGGTTGGATATCCCCAATGCGAATACGCTGATTGTGGATCGTGGTGATACTTTTGGCTTGGCGCAACTCTATCAATTGCGTGGTAGAGTAGGGCGGGGTGCTCAGCGGGCATATGCGTACTTTTTCCGTCATCGCAGGAAGGCACCCACGCCAGAAGGACAGGAACGCCTGGAGATCATTGCCGAGAATACACAGTTGGGTTCAGGATATTCCATTGCCATGCGAGATTTGGAGATGCGTGGTGCGGGGGAATTGCTGGGAACACGCCAGCATGGCATGATCGCTGCGGTAGGTTTCCACCTGTATACTCGCTTACTGGCGCAAGCCGTGCGTCAAATCCGGGAAGTCAGCGGGATTTCTGTTTCTGCAGAGGAAGAGTTGAAGGGAGGGATTCCCAATCCTGTTAATGTGGATTTGCCACTGGCAATGGGCATCCCTGTCTCTTATATCCCCGATCAACATCTTCGCCTGAAACTGTACCGTCGCCTTGCCGATGTGGAGCGAGAAGACGAACTGGATGCGCTGGAAGAGGAGTTTCGTGACCGCTTTGGGCCTATTCCTGAGCAAGTTAAAAATCTCATTTATCAGATGCGAGTCAAACTGTACGCTCAAAAAGTAGGGTTGTCCTCGGTTTCCTTTGAAGGAGATCAGATTGTCCTTCGTTTCCCGCCTTTGCCCGAAGGTTTATCTGAGCGCGGACTTCCTCCGCTTGGGAGGGACGTGCGCGCAGGGAAAAATGCTTACTGGCTTCTGGCTCAGGCGCAAAACTGGCAGGAAAGGTTGCTGGAAGTGCTGAAAGGAATTGATGAACATGTCCACCGTGTTGCTCATTGA
- a CDS encoding DNRLRE domain-containing protein has product MPSSIFWFGKVTRSENYVDVRTGYGDQNLKLHFEVFDRMLWYDTSPTTAELSQYDAIGVYLKTSGANGNTPDSQSYLFIVQSHPNYLDKSQYMASFRWNGQEWTKSTIPFNIRLAYAGEGGYNQTSKDNRGWFIEMSIPYTSMGFSQNPVAGTTWGLAVVLYDRDDASSSLPAKQWPPNANLSIPATWGTLGFGLPTYSAPPSINQNTMVIREGWNASKVPDASVGGSTVCGEGTDFFGTWGDTPESFYANRTVNNTQFNIQNQMDVADWPCFAKYYITFPLDALPKGKVIVSAKLVLHHFGNSGAPGEAEDSLIHVMLAERDWDERTLTWNNAPLALENFAATYVPPLLSYPGDMGVRREWVITPALVRAYQKGEPLRLVLYSSDSARHSGKYFWASNRPDLEASRPALEIIYGDPTP; this is encoded by the coding sequence GTGCCCTCATCAATATTCTGGTTTGGAAAAGTCACCCGCTCTGAGAATTACGTGGATGTACGCACAGGCTACGGGGATCAAAACTTAAAATTGCACTTTGAGGTGTTTGATCGCATGTTGTGGTACGACACCAGTCCCACCACAGCAGAATTATCCCAATATGACGCCATTGGTGTTTATTTGAAAACTTCAGGGGCAAATGGGAACACACCGGACTCACAGTCATATCTGTTCATCGTCCAGAGCCACCCCAATTATCTGGACAAATCCCAATACATGGCATCCTTCCGATGGAATGGTCAAGAGTGGACAAAGAGCACCATTCCCTTCAATATCAGACTGGCTTACGCTGGAGAAGGTGGTTATAACCAGACCAGCAAAGATAACCGCGGATGGTTTATCGAAATGTCCATCCCATACACAAGCATGGGATTCAGTCAGAACCCCGTAGCAGGAACGACTTGGGGACTCGCTGTGGTTTTATACGACCGCGATGATGCCAGCAGTTCCCTTCCCGCAAAACAATGGCCTCCCAATGCAAATTTAAGCATCCCTGCCACATGGGGAACCTTAGGGTTTGGCTTGCCTACATACAGTGCCCCTCCCTCCATCAATCAGAACACCATGGTCATCCGTGAAGGCTGGAATGCCTCCAAAGTACCTGATGCCAGCGTTGGGGGAAGTACGGTTTGTGGAGAAGGGACGGATTTCTTCGGAACCTGGGGAGATACTCCTGAGAGTTTTTATGCCAATCGTACCGTTAACAATACCCAATTCAATATTCAAAACCAGATGGATGTTGCTGATTGGCCCTGCTTTGCCAAATACTACATCACTTTTCCACTGGATGCCCTTCCGAAAGGGAAAGTCATCGTTTCTGCAAAACTGGTTTTGCATCATTTTGGGAACTCAGGCGCACCTGGAGAAGCCGAAGACTCCCTGATTCACGTTATGCTGGCAGAGAGGGACTGGGACGAACGCACATTAACATGGAATAATGCCCCCCTGGCACTGGAAAATTTTGCTGCAACCTATGTACCACCTTTGCTCAGTTATCCCGGGGATATGGGCGTTCGTCGAGAATGGGTTATTACCCCTGCGCTGGTACGTGCTTACCAAAAAGGAGAGCCTTTGAGACTGGTCTTATACTCCTCTGATTCTGCCCGTCACAGTGGGAAGTATTTCTGGGCTTCAAACCGCCCTGATTTAGAGGCTTCGCGTCCTGCTCTGGAAATTATCTATGGAGACCCAACACCCTGA
- a CDS encoding response regulator transcription factor, whose translation MSTVLLIEDETELARVAQSYLEKAGFQVILASRGDTGLSLFRQHKPDLVLLDLNLPGMDGLDVAREIRRQSDVPLIMVTARVEETDRLIGLELGADDYIVKPYSVRELVARVRAVLRRFNRSSGGSQILREGNLEVDLDTHTVKRGDEEIFLTPTEFQLLSTLMAQPGRVFTRLQLLEAIQGVAYEGYERTIDAHIKNLRAKIEEDPHHPHYVETVFGVGYRFRKG comes from the coding sequence ATGTCCACCGTGTTGCTCATTGAAGATGAAACTGAACTTGCCCGAGTTGCCCAGTCCTATTTGGAAAAGGCAGGCTTTCAGGTGATTCTGGCTTCCAGGGGAGATACAGGTTTATCTTTGTTCAGGCAACATAAACCTGATCTGGTGTTGCTTGACCTGAATCTCCCCGGCATGGATGGTCTGGATGTTGCCCGCGAGATTCGCCGCCAGAGCGATGTCCCTCTCATTATGGTTACTGCACGGGTAGAAGAGACAGACCGTTTGATTGGGTTGGAATTGGGAGCAGATGATTACATCGTCAAGCCCTACTCGGTACGGGAACTGGTTGCCCGGGTTCGAGCCGTCTTGAGACGCTTTAATCGTTCGTCGGGTGGATCACAAATTCTCCGGGAAGGCAATTTGGAAGTGGATTTGGATACCCACACGGTTAAACGTGGAGATGAAGAGATTTTCCTTACCCCTACAGAATTTCAACTGCTCTCTACGTTAATGGCACAACCTGGCAGGGTTTTTACCCGTTTGCAATTGCTGGAAGCCATTCAAGGGGTAGCCTATGAAGGCTATGAACGTACCATTGATGCCCATATCAAGAACTTGAGAGCCAAAATTGAGGAAGACCCACACCATCCGCATTATGTTGAGACTGTTTTTGGTGTAGGTTATCGGTTTCGCAAAGGATAA
- a CDS encoding ATP-binding protein, translated as MRVKLLLSYGLVALITALSVILIFQYTSIGELRSFMLRGGMVGVNDLAGALETYYQQNGGWEGVEALLPTGRGMGRMMSSRMRVADTSGRVIADTQGVVGERISLLERTRAVILRDTQNRIIGYLLVEGGVMGGQNSAQLFSRLTQASIWAGIVGGIAALILALFLSNSFLSPLKSLIQASQKMAEGDLSVRVPVKGKDELAVLARTFNHMANSLERAEKNRKAMTADIAHELRTPIAVQRAHLEALQDGIYPLTPENLQPVLDQTEFLARLVEDLRVLALADAGQIPLEFREIAPLDLVRRIYERFRPEADAKSISLQIVDETSGMRLSIQGDERRIEQILNNLMSNALRFTPEGGRITLRVSQQGNMLAFMVEDTGPGISPEDLPFIFERFYRGNRNQSSEGTGLGLAIARQLALAHGGTLEAANRPEGGAKFTLSLPLSR; from the coding sequence ATGAGAGTGAAACTGTTGCTTTCTTATGGCTTGGTGGCGTTGATCACAGCGCTCAGTGTCATTCTCATCTTCCAGTACACGTCTATCGGCGAGTTACGTTCCTTCATGCTCCGAGGAGGAATGGTTGGTGTAAATGATCTGGCGGGTGCACTGGAAACGTATTACCAGCAAAACGGGGGATGGGAAGGTGTGGAAGCCCTGTTGCCTACAGGGCGTGGCATGGGCAGAATGATGAGTTCCAGGATGCGCGTAGCCGATACCTCAGGAAGGGTCATTGCAGATACTCAGGGAGTGGTGGGAGAGCGCATTTCTCTTCTTGAACGTACTCGTGCGGTTATTCTGCGCGATACACAAAATCGCATCATTGGCTATTTGCTGGTTGAAGGTGGGGTGATGGGGGGACAGAACAGCGCTCAACTCTTCAGTCGTCTTACACAAGCGAGTATTTGGGCTGGAATTGTCGGAGGAATTGCGGCGTTGATTCTGGCTTTATTTCTGTCAAACAGTTTTTTATCTCCCTTGAAGTCTCTGATTCAGGCATCTCAAAAGATGGCAGAGGGAGACCTTTCTGTGCGAGTTCCGGTGAAGGGGAAAGATGAACTGGCTGTTCTTGCTCGAACGTTCAATCACATGGCAAACTCACTGGAAAGAGCCGAGAAAAACCGAAAAGCCATGACGGCGGACATTGCTCATGAATTGCGTACTCCCATTGCGGTTCAGCGGGCGCATCTGGAAGCGCTCCAGGATGGTATTTATCCTCTCACTCCAGAAAATCTTCAGCCTGTTCTGGATCAAACGGAATTTCTTGCAAGGTTAGTTGAAGACTTAAGAGTACTGGCTTTAGCCGATGCCGGGCAGATTCCTCTGGAATTTCGTGAAATTGCTCCATTGGATTTGGTGCGGAGAATTTATGAGCGTTTTCGTCCTGAAGCAGATGCCAAATCAATCTCTTTGCAGATAGTGGATGAAACTTCTGGAATGAGGCTGTCGATTCAGGGGGATGAACGCCGGATTGAGCAGATTTTGAACAATCTGATGAGCAACGCCTTGCGTTTTACCCCTGAAGGAGGCAGGATTACCTTGAGGGTGTCTCAGCAAGGCAACATGCTCGCTTTTATGGTTGAAGACACTGGCCCGGGAATTTCTCCTGAAGACCTGCCTTTTATCTTCGAACGCTTTTATCGTGGAAATCGTAATCAATCCTCTGAGGGTACAGGCTTGGGGCTGGCAATTGCCCGCCAGCTGGCTCTCGCTCACGGTGGTACTCTCGAAGCCGCCAATCGTCCAGAGGGTGGTGCAAAATTTACCTTAAGCCTGCCACTTTCCCGCTGA
- the pth gene encoding aminoacyl-tRNA hydrolase, protein MLQRLFYHSQAEEPLKPFLIVGLGNPGREYRENRHNAGFMFIDRLAKALLITPGRVQSKAIIATGQYAGKRLILAKPQTYMNLSGQSVKGLAQFYKIPPEQILVAHDDLDLPLGTLRLRPGGGSAGQKGVSSIIQQLGTSQFCRLRIGIGRPPGQMDPAAYVLQDFSEKEKEILDEVMDRAVKAALRFVEAGIQTAMNEFNGSVKEGT, encoded by the coding sequence ATGTTGCAGCGGTTATTTTATCATTCTCAGGCAGAAGAGCCGCTCAAACCGTTTTTGATTGTGGGATTGGGTAACCCTGGGCGAGAATATCGTGAAAATCGCCATAATGCCGGGTTTATGTTCATTGATCGGCTTGCCAAAGCCTTGTTGATCACTCCGGGGAGAGTGCAATCCAAAGCCATTATTGCCACGGGGCAATATGCCGGCAAACGCCTGATTCTGGCAAAGCCGCAAACTTATATGAACCTTTCCGGGCAATCGGTCAAAGGCTTGGCGCAATTCTATAAAATTCCGCCGGAGCAAATCCTGGTGGCTCACGATGATTTAGATCTTCCGTTGGGCACATTAAGGCTTCGTCCGGGTGGAGGCTCTGCGGGACAAAAAGGGGTTAGTTCAATTATCCAGCAACTGGGCACTTCTCAATTTTGCCGTTTGAGGATTGGGATTGGGCGTCCGCCCGGTCAGATGGACCCTGCGGCTTATGTCTTGCAGGATTTCTCTGAAAAGGAAAAAGAAATACTGGATGAAGTTATGGATCGCGCTGTCAAAGCGGCTTTGCGTTTTGTAGAAGCCGGTATTCAGACAGCCATGAATGAGTTTAATGGTTCTGTAAAAGAAGGGACTTAA
- a CDS encoding lysophospholipid acyltransferase family protein: MNDRLYHTLRLLAAPFRYSCSDAGCPSPGQPAIFVANHCGPIGPIQSILSLPRRVYPWIVVDMLDSQKIVPYLYKDFVTTSLHLKGKPGWFLAKVIARMALPFLNSLGCIPVDRYDVRFSGAFLRSLELLERGEALLIFPEDPLLPIKPQTGMRPFMSGFLWLCVLYKRKTGSRLPVIPTAVIPAERKIYLGEPMYYREAQFPKEDTRKMAQEVEKKISQLLAESPDC, encoded by the coding sequence ATGAATGACCGTCTGTACCATACCTTACGCTTGCTGGCAGCCCCATTTCGATATTCCTGTTCAGACGCAGGTTGCCCCTCTCCAGGACAACCTGCTATATTTGTTGCCAACCATTGCGGACCGATTGGACCTATCCAAAGCATTTTATCCTTACCTCGCCGGGTGTATCCCTGGATTGTGGTGGATATGCTGGATTCTCAAAAGATCGTTCCTTATCTTTACAAAGATTTTGTGACGACCTCCCTGCATCTGAAGGGAAAACCCGGCTGGTTTCTTGCAAAGGTCATTGCCAGAATGGCTCTGCCATTTCTGAACAGCCTGGGTTGTATCCCGGTAGATCGCTATGATGTGCGCTTCTCTGGAGCGTTTTTGCGCAGTCTTGAGTTACTGGAAAGAGGCGAGGCGTTGTTGATTTTTCCGGAAGATCCGCTCTTGCCCATCAAACCTCAAACTGGAATGCGCCCTTTCATGAGTGGTTTTTTATGGCTATGTGTTTTGTATAAGCGCAAAACCGGTTCACGCTTACCGGTTATACCCACTGCGGTCATACCTGCTGAGAGGAAAATCTATCTGGGAGAACCCATGTATTATCGGGAAGCACAATTCCCCAAGGAAGATACCCGTAAAATGGCGCAGGAAGTTGAAAAGAAGATTTCACAATTACTTGCCGAATCCCCTGATTGTTAA